A single window of Sporosarcina sp. FSL W7-1349 DNA harbors:
- a CDS encoding purine-cytosine permease family protein, with protein sequence MRSDITADQHVRERDLREKNLREPSLRHGEETTGDYSFDRVPREERKMGWLSITNITFGIATAIFYFQMGSVMALQFGAANAIISATYAIIVAGLLGSFIVYLSAKSGMNVNLLSRGGFGYIGASLTSLIYASNFIMYCAFEGMILVTAVHAYFPAIPMWLLIVVFGSVVIPLNWFGIKQLDKLQKWSLPLFAVFLITAIVLTFNRTSLYDGSFWTYMPEGVQIGGTALLLCIGMQHGIMGLTALIASDYARFLKPKDLKIGSIAIGFIPQIFCFGVMGGLGIWFGVTLGESNPGVYIVVLLGLGGVLFTLLTQIRINVTNIYSSSLSLSSFFENVFGFTPGRRFWVVVGGVTAMILMLGGIIDHLDTAMTFQGVALMSWAAVLVTDALVLKKWLKIGPRYYESRQENLYKWNPVGVVSLIVPTVLGTIAALGYMGTFLQSTAAFFAALLAAILTIVLGITTKGRYYMKKEANDIPKEDWIA encoded by the coding sequence ATGCGATCTGATATTACTGCAGATCAACATGTACGAGAACGAGACTTACGAGAAAAAAACTTACGAGAACCTAGTTTACGCCACGGAGAAGAAACAACGGGTGACTATTCATTTGACCGTGTCCCACGTGAAGAACGTAAAATGGGATGGTTAAGCATCACCAATATCACATTCGGCATCGCAACTGCTATTTTCTATTTCCAGATGGGCAGCGTCATGGCATTGCAATTTGGAGCAGCGAATGCCATCATTTCGGCAACCTATGCCATTATTGTCGCAGGCCTCCTCGGAAGCTTCATCGTTTATCTGTCAGCAAAATCCGGCATGAACGTCAATTTATTATCCCGCGGAGGATTCGGTTACATCGGGGCCTCCTTAACCTCATTAATCTACGCCTCGAATTTCATCATGTATTGTGCCTTTGAAGGCATGATCTTGGTCACTGCTGTCCATGCTTATTTCCCCGCCATCCCCATGTGGCTCTTGATTGTCGTCTTCGGTTCAGTGGTCATTCCATTAAACTGGTTCGGCATTAAACAATTGGACAAACTACAAAAATGGTCATTGCCGCTTTTCGCCGTCTTCTTGATCACCGCAATTGTCCTCACGTTCAACCGCACGTCACTGTACGACGGCAGTTTCTGGACCTATATGCCCGAAGGCGTCCAAATCGGTGGAACGGCATTGCTGTTATGCATAGGAATGCAGCACGGCATTATGGGACTAACCGCGTTGATCGCATCGGATTACGCACGTTTTTTAAAACCGAAAGACTTGAAAATCGGTTCCATCGCCATCGGTTTTATTCCACAAATTTTCTGTTTTGGCGTGATGGGCGGCCTCGGGATTTGGTTCGGTGTCACACTTGGTGAATCAAACCCGGGCGTTTACATTGTCGTCCTATTAGGGCTCGGCGGTGTGTTGTTTACATTGCTCACACAGATCCGCATCAACGTCACCAATATTTACAGCAGCTCGCTGTCCCTATCGAGCTTTTTTGAAAACGTATTCGGCTTTACGCCAGGCCGCCGTTTCTGGGTAGTCGTGGGAGGCGTCACAGCTATGATCCTGATGCTCGGTGGCATTATCGATCATCTCGATACCGCTATGACTTTCCAAGGCGTCGCATTGATGAGTTGGGCGGCGGTTCTGGTGACCGATGCACTGGTCCTCAAGAAATGGCTGAAAATCGGTCCTCGCTATTACGAATCGCGACAGGAAAATCTATATAAATGGAATCCAGTCGGGGTTGTATCGTTGATCGTGCCGACTGTACTTGGGACGATTGCCGCGCTCGGCTATATGGGCACATTCCTGCAAAGTACGGCAGCGTTCTTCGCAGCACTCCTGGCTGCAATTTTGACCATCGTCCTCGGCATCACGACGAAAGGTCGTTATTATATGAAGAAAGAAGCGAATGATATCCCGAAAGAAGATTGGATTGCCTAA
- a CDS encoding ABC transporter ATP-binding protein: MLQIRNLEAYYGSSYIIQNISLNVGAKQGVALLGRNGAGKSTTLKSIMNVEPKVKGEIIFNESNISGKKPYHLARMGLGYVPEDRRIFADLTVADNLQIGQYGSKKRIEPYDIDEIMELFPLMEKFKNRKGGQLSGGEQQVVSIARTIMSKPKIVLLDEPTEGLAPIIVQSLRETIAKVIQELGIGILLAEQNINFSRNLTQYVYLMDQGRVIFEGTWEEFDRQPELKKKYIAV, translated from the coding sequence ATGTTGCAAATACGTAATCTAGAGGCTTATTACGGGAGTAGCTATATTATCCAAAATATCTCCCTTAACGTAGGTGCGAAGCAAGGAGTTGCGCTATTAGGAAGAAATGGTGCAGGAAAATCCACTACGCTAAAAAGCATTATGAATGTAGAACCTAAAGTAAAGGGAGAAATAATTTTTAATGAAAGCAATATTTCTGGAAAAAAGCCATACCATTTAGCTCGTATGGGATTAGGATATGTGCCAGAAGATCGTAGGATATTTGCTGATTTAACAGTTGCCGACAACCTCCAAATTGGCCAATATGGATCGAAAAAAAGGATAGAACCTTATGATATTGATGAAATAATGGAGTTATTCCCGTTGATGGAGAAGTTCAAAAATAGAAAGGGTGGTCAATTAAGCGGAGGTGAACAGCAAGTAGTTTCGATTGCCCGCACTATCATGTCAAAGCCTAAAATTGTACTTTTGGATGAGCCTACCGAAGGACTAGCCCCTATTATCGTCCAATCACTGAGGGAGACCATTGCCAAAGTCATTCAGGAGTTGGGGATAGGAATACTATTGGCAGAACAGAACATTAATTTTTCGAGAAACTTGACACAATACGTTTATTTAATGGATCAAGGAAGAGTTATCTTCGAAGGTACATGGGAAGAATTTGACCGGCAGCCTGAACTGAAAAAGAAATATATCGCTGTCTAA
- the hpaD gene encoding 3,4-dihydroxyphenylacetate 2,3-dioxygenase, with protein MDFNIIRCARTVLHVTDLDASRKFYVDTLGFIETESDSENLYLRGLEEYNHHSIHLKKAKKPVVEALGYKVASDADLIALDNYFTEKGFQTKWIKEGEQRAMGRTLRVQDVSGLPIEFFAKMDHVERLLQRYDLYRGARIQRIDHFNCMVEDVEKAQEFYMKELGFACSEYTDTKEGEVWATWLHRKQTVHDQAFMNGDGPRLHHVGFWLPDPLALIHACDVLAASGYGKSIERGPGRHGLSNAFFLYLRDPDGHRLEFYSGDYLTSDPDFKPIRWDIDDPMRQTFWGHEAPDCWFNEASTVLDVISGKEVPMKAPKLAKRKPEFVI; from the coding sequence ATGGATTTCAATATTATTCGATGTGCACGTACCGTTTTACATGTGACTGACCTGGACGCTTCAAGAAAATTTTACGTGGATACACTCGGTTTTATTGAAACGGAATCGGATTCCGAGAATCTTTATTTGAGAGGGCTCGAAGAATATAATCACCACAGCATTCACTTGAAAAAAGCGAAGAAACCCGTCGTGGAAGCGCTCGGATACAAAGTGGCGTCCGATGCAGATCTAATCGCTTTGGATAATTATTTTACGGAAAAAGGCTTTCAGACGAAATGGATCAAGGAAGGCGAGCAGCGTGCCATGGGGCGTACACTCCGTGTGCAGGATGTCTCCGGGCTTCCGATAGAATTTTTCGCTAAGATGGATCATGTAGAACGGCTTCTTCAGCGCTATGACTTATACAGAGGGGCTCGCATCCAAAGAATAGATCACTTCAACTGCATGGTGGAAGACGTGGAAAAAGCTCAGGAATTCTATATGAAGGAATTGGGCTTTGCGTGCTCCGAGTATACGGATACTAAAGAGGGAGAAGTGTGGGCTACCTGGCTTCACCGCAAGCAAACCGTCCATGATCAAGCATTCATGAACGGGGATGGTCCGCGTTTGCACCATGTAGGGTTTTGGCTCCCTGATCCGCTTGCCTTGATTCACGCATGCGATGTGCTGGCAGCTTCAGGTTATGGGAAAAGCATAGAAAGAGGGCCTGGGCGTCACGGATTGTCCAACGCATTTTTCCTATACTTGAGAGATCCGGACGGACACCGACTGGAGTTTTACAGCGGCGACTATCTGACAAGTGATCCCGACTTCAAGCCGATCCGCTGGGACATCGATGACCCTATGCGTCAAACATTCTGGGGCCACGAAGCGCCAGACTGCTGGTTCAACGAAGCATCCACCGTCCTTGATGTGATCAGTGGCAAGGAAGTGCCGATGAAAGCGCCGAAACTGGCGAAGCGTAAGCCGGAATTTGTCATTTAA
- a CDS encoding MerR family transcriptional regulator yields the protein MGFTKKLFATGEFADLCGVKKQTLFHYDEIGLLKPEYKNENGYRYYSVQQAEVFSVIEMLKEIGMPLAEIKNFLHFKTPKETIALLTEKEEMMKKKIMKMQRTQLIIQNKKKHIEEALRLNFDRFTIEKMGTEYYVLSESILNCSDKEFTKLIMSFIKYTKRERLDTGYPIGGLIRQEQVEEGDYWNYSHFYMRVAQSDLAEPFIKKAGKYVVGYHKGSYVTIQETYKKMKNYLDKEGYRICGDSFEEYVIDEVSVSGENNYVTKIMIQVEEK from the coding sequence TTGGGGTTTACAAAAAAACTTTTTGCGACAGGAGAATTTGCAGATTTATGTGGTGTGAAAAAGCAAACGCTTTTTCATTATGATGAAATCGGTCTTTTAAAACCAGAGTATAAAAACGAAAATGGGTATCGCTATTATTCCGTTCAACAAGCAGAGGTTTTTAGCGTGATTGAAATGCTAAAAGAAATTGGTATGCCTTTAGCAGAAATTAAAAACTTTTTACATTTCAAAACACCAAAGGAAACCATTGCATTATTAACGGAAAAAGAAGAGATGATGAAAAAGAAAATCATGAAAATGCAGCGTACACAGCTAATTATACAAAACAAGAAAAAGCATATTGAAGAAGCATTACGGTTGAATTTTGATCGGTTTACAATAGAAAAAATGGGAACAGAATACTATGTATTAAGTGAAAGTATTTTAAACTGCTCTGATAAAGAATTTACGAAGTTGATTATGTCGTTTATTAAATATACAAAGCGAGAAAGACTTGATACTGGCTATCCTATTGGAGGTTTGATTCGTCAAGAGCAGGTAGAGGAGGGAGATTACTGGAATTATTCGCATTTTTATATGCGTGTGGCTCAATCTGATTTAGCAGAACCTTTTATCAAAAAAGCCGGAAAATACGTTGTTGGCTATCATAAAGGAAGTTATGTGACGATTCAAGAAACCTATAAAAAAATGAAAAATTATTTGGATAAGGAAGGGTATCGTATTTGTGGTGATAGTTTTGAGGAGTATGTAATTGATGAGGTAAGTGTAAGTGGGGAAAATAATTATGTAACAAAAATAATGATACAAGTAGAAGAAAAGTAA
- a CDS encoding TetR/AcrR family transcriptional regulator, whose translation MKVNAMMDPKKEMIKMAAELFEKQGYHKCSIQDIVQPLGITKGSFYYYFKNKEELLYYIHDEMITYLIRKTESLVNERQDSQEKLYGIIKALLETIHHYKSNVIVFYKEMAYLSPSHYEEIKIKRDYYHSMILDNTKDEMENGTFRKDLDPEIMTLAILGMCNWAYQWYQPEGRFDVDEIVDIFFRILKDGMFF comes from the coding sequence TTGAAGGTAAATGCTATGATGGATCCCAAAAAAGAAATGATTAAAATGGCTGCTGAATTATTTGAAAAGCAAGGATATCATAAATGTTCGATTCAAGATATTGTACAACCATTGGGAATAACAAAAGGGTCATTTTATTACTACTTTAAAAATAAAGAAGAATTACTATATTATATACATGATGAAATGATTACTTACCTAATAAGAAAAACGGAGAGTTTAGTAAACGAAAGGCAAGATTCACAAGAAAAACTATATGGAATTATAAAAGCTTTATTAGAAACGATTCATCATTACAAATCGAATGTTATTGTTTTTTATAAGGAGATGGCCTATTTAAGTCCGTCTCACTATGAAGAAATAAAAATAAAAAGAGATTATTACCATAGTATGATATTGGATAATACGAAGGATGAAATGGAGAATGGCACATTTAGAAAGGATTTAGATCCGGAAATCATGACATTGGCCATTCTAGGAATGTGCAACTGGGCATATCAATGGTACCAACCGGAAGGAAGATTTGACGTTGATGAAATTGTTGATATTTTCTTTCGAATTTTAAAGGACGGCATGTTTTTTTAG
- a CDS encoding CAP domain-containing protein, with product MGMERLYRKLIYSCMVIISVITIGIIVPSVTEAANPIDTYNAERQSLVTEQNKVSQQIKNDQAKLNSLLTTNKTLTLDAQKIRAELDVLQSKFTAQRKQISTLNQQIKDYRKNNNALLKGSKNQKAEYSKGLAALQDKYKQLQTKAASLKNEITKINQKYTEIKNKLNRNRNDIAAARKSIASKRQALGKITSAIQALNNKISVEQAPVSNKNDSQTTSNNNGKVNEQPAATKKPYLVDSDTLTEDEKELARLINEYRESLGLKPLPISKSMTTVARTHVNDSIHYYNKNSVDGRGESCNLHSWSANGTWSPVCYTGDHEYAEGMWNKPKELTSYQGNGFEISAYASPKLSPAGTLGLWQGSPGHNNVIIGNGFWADLTVMGVGIHDGYAHVWFGVEADPAGYME from the coding sequence ATGGGAATGGAAAGACTGTATAGAAAATTAATCTACAGTTGCATGGTAATCATTAGCGTCATAACAATTGGGATTATCGTGCCATCTGTCACAGAAGCGGCAAATCCAATTGATACATACAACGCTGAACGCCAATCATTAGTAACAGAGCAAAATAAGGTTTCTCAGCAAATAAAGAACGATCAAGCAAAATTAAATTCTTTGCTGACTACTAATAAAACGCTAACCTTGGATGCTCAAAAAATAAGAGCCGAACTAGACGTCTTGCAATCAAAATTCACAGCTCAGCGAAAACAAATCTCAACTTTGAATCAACAGATAAAAGATTACCGGAAAAATAACAACGCCCTATTAAAGGGGTCAAAAAATCAAAAAGCGGAATACTCGAAGGGATTAGCCGCATTACAAGATAAATATAAGCAACTTCAAACAAAAGCGGCCTCTCTTAAAAATGAAATTACAAAGATCAATCAAAAGTATACCGAGATAAAAAACAAATTAAACCGAAACAGAAACGATATTGCTGCCGCCCGTAAGTCAATTGCTTCAAAAAGACAGGCATTGGGGAAAATTACATCTGCCATTCAAGCACTGAATAACAAAATTTCCGTTGAACAAGCCCCTGTATCGAATAAAAACGACAGTCAGACAACTAGCAATAATAATGGGAAAGTCAATGAACAACCTGCAGCTACAAAAAAGCCTTATTTAGTCGATTCAGACACTCTTACAGAAGATGAAAAAGAGCTTGCCCGCTTAATTAACGAATATCGTGAATCATTGGGACTCAAGCCATTACCTATCTCAAAATCAATGACAACAGTCGCAAGAACCCATGTGAATGATTCCATCCACTACTACAATAAGAACAGTGTTGACGGCCGTGGCGAAAGTTGTAATTTACACAGTTGGTCAGCCAACGGGACATGGAGCCCTGTATGTTATACCGGCGATCATGAATATGCAGAAGGAATGTGGAATAAACCAAAAGAACTTACAAGCTATCAAGGAAACGGATTTGAAATATCTGCTTACGCCAGCCCAAAATTGAGCCCTGCTGGGACACTTGGCCTTTGGCAAGGCTCTCCTGGTCATAACAACGTCATTATTGGAAACGGATTTTGGGCAGACTTGACCGTAATGGGCGTCGGCATACACGACGGATATGCCCATGTATGGTTTGGAGTGGAAGCGGACCCCGCTGGATATATGGAATAA
- a CDS encoding ABC transporter ATP-binding protein produces MTKALEVRNVSKVWPEITALTNVNFSLENSEIHSIIGPNGAGKSTFFGVISGELEPTEGEVWFGGQMVNKIPAWKRTRMGMSRAFQVPKVFPGLSIEENLLVSLRIEEKWKDRLKAKGFWKPSAASMKKTEEFLKEVGLYEQREKNVKNISHGDKKRLEIAIAIAFEPKLLLLDEPTAGMSPEDTIETVKLIKKIHELYRPTILLTEHNMDLVFSISHRITVLSRGQVIVTGKPEEIQSNELVKELYLGKEDGQDVANT; encoded by the coding sequence ATGACGAAGGCACTTGAGGTGAGAAATGTATCTAAGGTGTGGCCCGAGATAACCGCATTGACTAATGTGAATTTTTCATTGGAAAACTCTGAAATACATTCGATCATTGGTCCGAACGGAGCCGGGAAGAGTACGTTTTTTGGCGTTATCTCAGGTGAACTTGAACCTACGGAAGGGGAAGTCTGGTTTGGAGGACAAATGGTAAATAAAATTCCCGCTTGGAAAAGAACAAGAATGGGAATGAGTAGAGCTTTCCAAGTACCAAAAGTATTTCCTGGGTTATCGATCGAAGAGAATCTACTTGTTTCACTTCGCATTGAGGAAAAGTGGAAAGATAGATTAAAGGCTAAAGGGTTTTGGAAACCTTCAGCTGCTTCTATGAAAAAGACCGAGGAGTTTCTGAAGGAAGTAGGGTTGTATGAGCAAAGAGAAAAAAATGTGAAAAACATTTCCCATGGGGATAAAAAAAGACTTGAAATTGCTATCGCTATTGCTTTTGAGCCCAAATTGTTGCTCTTAGATGAACCAACTGCCGGAATGTCGCCTGAAGATACGATAGAAACGGTGAAGTTAATAAAAAAGATTCATGAATTATATCGACCCACTATTTTATTAACCGAACACAATATGGACTTAGTTTTTTCGATTTCTCATCGAATTACTGTTTTGAGTCGCGGACAAGTTATCGTTACAGGTAAACCTGAGGAAATTCAATCGAATGAGCTAGTGAAAGAACTGTATTTGGGGAAGGAGGATGGACAAGATGTTGCAAATACGTAA
- a CDS encoding MaoC family dehydratase N-terminal domain-containing protein — MTNKAVNKVGVTIGSLQFVVERGKIKEFALAIGDDNPLYYDVETARAVGFRDVPIPPTFPTVLEMWGGLDFEALFEVLEMNPLKVLHGEQEYTYLKDICAGDEITGQIRVKADEVKRAMRLVTLEGEFVNQQMEVVLLSKSVVIERM; from the coding sequence ATGACAAACAAAGCAGTAAATAAGGTAGGGGTAACGATTGGCTCGCTTCAATTTGTGGTCGAACGGGGAAAAATTAAAGAATTCGCGCTCGCCATAGGGGATGACAACCCTCTTTATTATGACGTGGAGACCGCACGTGCGGTAGGATTTAGAGATGTCCCGATTCCTCCCACCTTTCCGACGGTGCTTGAGATGTGGGGAGGCCTCGATTTTGAAGCGCTTTTCGAAGTGCTTGAAATGAATCCGCTGAAAGTGCTCCATGGCGAGCAGGAATATACGTATCTCAAGGATATTTGTGCAGGCGATGAAATTACGGGGCAGATACGTGTGAAAGCGGATGAAGTGAAACGGGCAATGCGGCTAGTGACATTAGAAGGGGAATTTGTGAATCAACAAATGGAAGTAGTACTCCTATCGAAGAGTGTGGTCATTGAACGGATGTAA
- a CDS encoding MATE family efflux transporter, which produces MMQTMEPRKLFTKYLIPSLSGMVLMAINILIDGLFVSYGVGEKGLAGVNIAVPIYSVILSVSLWIGMGGATLYSITHGQNNHHRAKEIFTHSIILAITTTGLIIVFCLLFEQPIAYLFGANDSIISYVDGYLHIILLFGLVFVLENILSIFIRNDGNPTLAMAGLIVTSVVNIFLNYFFIFIFQWGVKGAAYATVIGAFIGILVLLTHFLSKKKQLGFVHVKLDFSLVGHIFSIGFPSFIVEGSAAVMMVAFNITFSRFVGETGVVAYAVVNYMHTVFLMLFIGIGAALQPITSYHYGAKLHQRMKQFIRIAIITAFGLGATVFMIGLFGKGVIIDLFGIDIPEIVDFTKIGIVYFFAGYLFLGINMVFVEFYQSIGKIRLATWIVLNRSLLLFIPLIWILPNLFGPNAIWLVFPASEGLTVLLIYLALKFNRIELVHLDMTGLHKSRGN; this is translated from the coding sequence ATGATGCAAACAATGGAGCCTCGAAAATTATTTACAAAGTATTTAATTCCGTCTTTATCTGGAATGGTATTGATGGCTATCAATATTTTAATCGATGGACTATTCGTCAGTTATGGTGTTGGAGAAAAAGGGCTAGCGGGTGTTAACATCGCAGTGCCGATTTACTCGGTTATTTTGTCTGTTTCTCTATGGATAGGCATGGGTGGTGCCACGTTGTATTCCATTACACATGGTCAAAACAATCACCACCGTGCGAAAGAAATATTTACACATTCTATTATTCTTGCGATTACGACAACAGGATTGATTATTGTATTCTGTCTATTGTTTGAGCAGCCGATTGCTTATTTATTCGGAGCAAATGACTCGATTATTTCATATGTTGACGGTTATCTTCACATAATTCTTTTGTTTGGGCTTGTATTTGTACTTGAGAATATTTTAAGTATTTTTATTCGAAACGACGGAAATCCTACGCTTGCGATGGCAGGATTAATTGTGACATCTGTTGTGAATATTTTTTTAAATTACTTTTTTATCTTCATTTTTCAATGGGGAGTAAAAGGGGCTGCTTATGCAACAGTAATCGGGGCGTTTATAGGAATCCTTGTTTTACTTACACACTTCTTATCAAAGAAAAAACAATTAGGATTCGTTCACGTGAAACTTGATTTTTCCTTAGTCGGTCACATCTTCTCCATTGGTTTTCCGAGTTTTATCGTGGAAGGTTCAGCTGCAGTGATGATGGTTGCATTTAACATAACATTTAGCCGTTTTGTCGGGGAAACGGGGGTTGTGGCTTATGCAGTTGTCAACTATATGCATACGGTTTTTCTTATGCTCTTTATCGGGATAGGAGCAGCCCTGCAACCTATTACAAGTTACCATTATGGTGCAAAACTTCATCAACGTATGAAACAATTTATTCGGATTGCGATTATAACAGCATTTGGCCTTGGAGCAACTGTATTTATGATTGGATTGTTCGGAAAAGGAGTTATTATTGACCTATTCGGGATCGATATTCCCGAAATCGTCGATTTTACGAAAATTGGGATTGTCTACTTTTTTGCGGGTTATCTGTTTTTAGGGATCAACATGGTCTTTGTGGAATTTTATCAATCCATCGGAAAAATCCGCCTTGCAACATGGATTGTCTTAAATCGTAGCCTACTCTTATTCATCCCTTTAATTTGGATTTTACCGAATCTCTTCGGTCCTAATGCAATTTGGCTCGTCTTTCCTGCATCTGAGGGATTAACGGTTCTTCTCATTTACCTAGCGTTAAAATTCAATAGGATAGAACTCGTGCATTTAGACATGACGGGGCTACACAAAAGTAGGGGTAATTGA
- a CDS encoding thiolase family protein, protein MENVYIVAAKRTAIGTFGQSLKSYSAVQLGEFVVNELLHDLPAVKEEVDEILIGNVFKHGLKGNPARQIGIRTGLPISVSAMTIDMQCASGLTAIIQGANNIRSGQSDIVVAGGIESMTNVPHLMLQSRWGTRLGNTPVVDALLHDGLVCAMEDYHMGLTAENLVDRYGISREAQDAFALESQEKALRAIEENRFVEEIVPVPGKREDEYFSVDEHPRSTSLERLENLKPAFKKEGTVTAGNASGLNDGAAAVLLVSEKALKRLNLKPLAKIVATATCGVQPSVMGIGPVPAILKALDKSEMNMDDIDLFEINEAFAAQVLAVNIELNIPLGKLNVNGGAIALGHPVGASGARIIVTLLHELKRQGLHKGIGSLCVGGGQGAAAILEVV, encoded by the coding sequence ATGGAAAACGTATATATTGTGGCAGCCAAACGAACGGCAATCGGGACGTTTGGACAATCATTAAAATCATATTCCGCTGTGCAGCTAGGTGAATTTGTCGTGAATGAATTATTGCATGATCTTCCGGCAGTAAAGGAAGAAGTGGACGAAATTCTAATCGGCAATGTGTTTAAACATGGATTGAAAGGCAATCCGGCACGCCAAATAGGGATTCGTACTGGACTGCCCATTTCCGTTTCGGCGATGACGATCGATATGCAATGCGCTTCGGGTCTAACAGCCATCATTCAAGGGGCGAATAATATTCGAAGCGGTCAAAGTGATATCGTTGTAGCAGGTGGCATTGAAAGCATGACAAATGTCCCGCATTTGATGCTGCAAAGTAGGTGGGGGACACGTCTAGGAAATACACCCGTCGTCGATGCGTTGCTTCATGACGGATTAGTCTGTGCAATGGAAGATTATCATATGGGCCTCACGGCAGAAAATCTAGTGGACCGCTATGGCATTTCACGGGAAGCACAAGATGCGTTTGCATTGGAAAGCCAGGAAAAGGCATTGCGGGCCATCGAGGAAAATCGATTTGTAGAGGAAATCGTACCGGTACCTGGTAAACGGGAGGATGAATATTTCAGTGTTGACGAACATCCGCGCAGTACATCGCTCGAACGGTTGGAAAATTTAAAACCCGCCTTTAAAAAGGAAGGTACCGTAACGGCTGGCAATGCATCAGGTTTAAATGATGGTGCAGCAGCTGTTCTGCTCGTCTCCGAGAAGGCATTAAAACGCCTGAATCTGAAGCCCTTAGCGAAAATTGTTGCGACGGCTACATGCGGAGTACAGCCATCGGTTATGGGAATCGGACCCGTCCCGGCCATTTTGAAAGCGCTTGACAAATCCGAGATGAATATGGATGACATCGACCTTTTTGAAATTAATGAGGCATTTGCCGCCCAAGTACTTGCCGTCAACATAGAACTCAATATTCCGCTCGGAAAATTAAATGTGAACGGGGGAGCCATCGCTTTGGGTCATCCGGTAGGCGCATCAGGGGCTCGTATCATCGTCACATTATTACATGAACTAAAAAGACAAGGACTACACAAAGGAATCGGTTCATTATGTGTAGGTGGTGGACAAGGTGCAGCCGCAATCCTCGAAGTTGTTTGA
- a CDS encoding 3-hydroxyacyl-CoA dehydrogenase family protein gives MQPQSSKLFENVLVVGGGLMGAGIAHVLAENGVHVTLVDQNARELERAQQRIVKAHERKHSETEVQSILGNILFSTDMNEGKHCILAIEAVPEKMEIKQAVFKRLDELLPPQAILASNTSSLSIAAMSSVTTRPAQVVGMHFFSPVPSMRLVEIVRGINTSEETIEKVREFGEQIGKELIIAKDLPGFTVNRALVPFLNEAAYLVMEGNDPEEIDRGLMLGANHPIGPLRLIDSLGVDVLLFTIESLYEGFNDSKYRPCPLLKRMVGAGHLGKKSGKGFYVYS, from the coding sequence GTGCAGCCGCAATCCTCGAAGTTGTTTGAGAATGTACTCGTTGTAGGAGGAGGCTTGATGGGAGCGGGGATAGCGCATGTCCTTGCGGAAAATGGGGTACATGTCACATTAGTAGATCAAAATGCTCGAGAATTGGAACGTGCCCAACAGCGAATTGTAAAAGCGCATGAAAGGAAGCATTCGGAGACGGAGGTTCAATCAATTCTCGGCAATATACTATTTTCCACAGATATGAATGAGGGAAAGCATTGTATATTGGCGATTGAAGCCGTACCCGAAAAAATGGAGATCAAGCAAGCGGTTTTCAAGAGGTTAGATGAACTATTGCCGCCACAAGCCATTCTCGCAAGCAATACATCGTCTTTATCGATTGCTGCCATGAGCAGCGTGACAACTAGGCCGGCTCAAGTGGTCGGTATGCATTTTTTCAGCCCGGTACCTTCAATGCGGCTAGTAGAAATTGTACGTGGAATCAATACATCAGAGGAAACAATAGAAAAGGTACGGGAATTTGGGGAACAGATTGGAAAAGAATTGATTATCGCAAAAGACTTACCTGGATTTACGGTGAATCGCGCATTAGTTCCCTTTTTGAATGAAGCTGCGTATCTCGTCATGGAAGGCAATGATCCAGAGGAAATTGACCGCGGCTTGATGCTCGGCGCAAACCATCCAATCGGGCCTTTGAGACTTATCGATTCTTTAGGCGTCGACGTCTTGCTATTTACAATCGAAAGCTTGTATGAAGGCTTCAATGATTCGAAATATCGACCATGTCCATTATTGAAAAGAATGGTAGGGGCGGGGCATTTAGGAAAGAAATCCGGTAAAGGATTTTATGTGTACTCATAA